A region of Desulfolithobacter dissulfuricans DNA encodes the following proteins:
- a CDS encoding SHOCT domain-containing protein, whose protein sequence is MMHAGFFGNGGAHYSSWLCGPGAFFPGVLGWVITLLFWGLIIYLALRLFQALAGGTCNHRPSSLETLKDRYARGEINEEQYQRMKSELG, encoded by the coding sequence ATGATGCACGCAGGATTTTTCGGCAACGGCGGGGCCCATTACAGCAGCTGGCTGTGCGGCCCGGGGGCCTTTTTCCCGGGGGTGCTTGGCTGGGTCATTACCCTGCTGTTCTGGGGCCTGATCATCTACCTGGCCCTTCGACTCTTTCAGGCCCTGGCAGGCGGTACCTGCAACCACAGGCCAAGCAGCCTTGAGACCCTGAAGGACCGTTATGCCAGGGGAGAAATCAATGAGGAACAATACCAGCGTATGAAGTCGGAACTTGGCTGA